The nucleotide window CTTCCAGGTTGAAGTGTGGAGCAGGGCTATATTCGATACCGATGATTTTGTGCAGATATTCAGAGCTGCTGATATCGTTGCGGCTGCGGCCGATCAGGTACACCAGGTCGCCGGCTTGTTTAAAGTCGAGCGTGATGCGCTGGTCGATGCTGTCGAGGATACCCACCATACCGATGGTTGGAGTAGGATATACCGGACCATCAGGAGACTGGTTGTAGAAGCTCACGTTACCGCCGGTAACAGGAGTATTGAACTTGCGGCAGGCTTCGCCCATACCCTGAACAGCGTGTACGAACTGGTAGTATACTTCCGGATCGTAAGGGTTACCGAAGTTGAGGCAGTTGGTGATGGCTACTGGTTCACCGCCGGAGCAAACTATGTTGCGGGCAGCTTCTGCCACAGCGATCTGGCCACCTTTGTGCGGGTCAGCAAAAACGTAGCGGCTGTTACAGTCGGTGGTCATCGCCAGTGCTTTTTTGGAGCCTTTGATCAGTACTACCGGTGCATCACTAGGAGCGTTGGTAGTAGCGTTGGCAGTACCTACCATGCTGTCGTACTGGTTGTAGATCCAGCGTTTGGAAGCAATGTTAGGCAGCGCGATGATTCTTTCGGCTACAAATTTAGCGTGGTCGGTATCCGGGATGTTCTGGATATCGAATGCTTTGATTTTCTGGAAATAAGTTGGTTCGGTATAAGCGCGGTGATATTGGGGAGCGCCGCCGCCGAGCACGAGGCTTTCAGCAGGAACGTCAGCTTCCAGTTCACCGTTCATATAAAATTTCAGGTTGGTATCTTTCGTTACTTCACCGATCTGAACGCAGTGCAGGTCCCATTTTTCGAAGATATCGAGTACTGGTTTTTCCTGACCTTTTTTCACCACGATGAGCATGCGTTCCTGGCTTTCGCTCAGCAGCATTTCCCATCCTTTCATATTTTCCTGGCGGGTAGGTACTTTATCCAGCCAGATGTGCATACCGTGTTCGCCTTTGGCGCTCATTTCGGCAGTAGAGCAGGTGATACCGGCAGCGCCCATATCCTGCATACCTACGATAGCATTGGTTTTGATGACTTCGAGGCAGGCTTCCAGCAGTTTCTTTTCCTGGAAGGGGTCTCCTACCTGTACTGCCGGCAGGTCTTCCGCGCTGTCTTCCGTGATGTTGGCGGAAGCGAAGGAAGCACCACCGATACCGTCTTTACCGGTTGCAGAACCTACGATGAAAACCGGGTTGCCTTCACCATGTGAGGTAGCGGAAACGGTCTGGCCTACTTTTACGATACCCACGCTCATGGCGTTTACCAGCGGGTTGGTACCATAGCAGTCTTCGAAATAGGTTTCACCACCCACAGTAGGAACGCCGAAGCAGTTACCATAGTGTCCGATACCGTGTACGATACCTTTCACCAGGTGCTGTGTTTTTTTATCATTGATATTACCGAAGCGCAGGGAGTTGAGTGCCGCGATAGGACGTGCACCCATAGTGAAGATGTCGCGGTGAATACCACCAACCCCGGTAGCAGCGCCCTGGAACGGTTCGATGGCAGAGGGGTGGTTATGGGATTCTATTTTAAACACAACCGCGTATCCATCGCCGATATCTACCAGGCCGGCGTTTTCTTCACCAGCTTTTACGAGCAGGCGGTCGCCTTCACGAGGTAGTGATTTCAGCCACACGATAGAGTTTTTGTAAGAGCAGTGTTCACTCCACATTACGGAGTACATGCTCAGTTCGGTAAAATTGGGCGTACGCCCCAAGACAGATACAATTCGTTCAAACTCGTCAGCAGTAAGGCCCAGCTGTTCAGCAATTTCTACGGTGGTTTGCATGTAGTTTAGTATAAAAAACGAGTAATTAAAAAGAAGATGCAAACCTACAAGATTTTACGGCAAATGCCAAAGAAACTGGGTACAAGAGTCGCGGTACAGTTCATTTAACCTCATAGAGGAGGTCAGGTTGATTTGGTTCAGACAATCGCTGGTAGTATTGGGCATCGAAAAACGGTCCTGGACGGGCTATTGCTGCTCTAAAAATCCAGGGATAAAAAGGAGATGTAATTTTCCGCAGCCCCAAATCATATTATAAATTTTTTAATTTATCAGTTTCAGATCATAGCGAGCTCTTTTTTTTATTCATTTGTTAAAAAAACTCTCTTTTTAACCCCTGAAATGTAATTTTTTGGTTAAAGTGAACAAATAATTTGCATTTACAACGGCATATGTGTTCTTTTGTGTAAAATTAATTACAGCATGCAATCGTTACGTTTCACCGCGCTGGAAGGATTAGCTGGCGTAGACACCAAACTTCCCGAACACAACGGTAAAATCACCGAAGTATTCGGCAGCAATGTTTTTGCCGGAAGAATTGTAAGGGAATATCTGAGTGACGAGGCTTACAAAAGCCTGATGAACTCAATTAAAAATGGCACCAAGCTGGAACGCAAAATGGCGGAGCAAATCGCTTCCGGCATGAAAGCCTGGGCCATGAAAAAAGGTGTAACCCACTACACTCACTGGTTTCAGCCATTAACCGGCACCACTGCTGAAAAGCATGACTCCTTTTTCACCCTCAAAGGTGATGGCACTGCCCTGGAAACTTTTGACGGCGACGCCCTGGTACAACAGGAGCCTGACGCCTCCAGCTTCCCTAACGGCGGTTTAAGAGCCACCTTCGAAGCCCGCGGCTACACAGCCTGGGACCCTTCCTCCCCTGCGTTTATTCTGGAACAGGGTTATGGTAAAACCCTCTGCATCCCTACTATATTTGTTTCCTACACCGGCGAATCACTGGACTATAAAGCTCCGCTGCTGAAAGCACTGGCCGCTATCGACAAAGCCGCAGTAGACGTATGCAACTATTTCGATAAAAATATTACCAAAGTAACCCCTACCCTCGGTTGGGAACAGGAATACTTCCTGGTAGATGAAAACCTGGCTAACGCCCGTCCTGACCTGCTCATGACCGGCCGTACCGTGGTAGGTCACGCACCTTCCAAAGGCCAGCAGCTGGAAGACCACTACTTCGGTTCTATCCCTGAGCGTATATACGCTTACATGCGCGATTTCGAAGAAGAATCCTACAAACTGGGTATTCCTTTAAGAACACGCCACAACGAAGTAGCTCCTTCCCAGTTCGAATGCGCTCCTATATTTGAAGAAGTAAACATCGCAGTGGACCACAACTCCCTGCTGATGGACATCATGAATAAAGTGGCCAAACGCCACAAACTGAAAGTACTGCTGCACGAAAAACCGTTCGCAGGCATCAACGGTTCCGGTAAACACAACAACTGGAGCATGGCCACCGACACTGGTGTAAACCTGCTGGCTCCCGGTAAAACACCGAAAACCAACCTGATGTTCCTCACGTTCTTCGTGAACACCATCAAAGCCGTACACGACTACGCCGACCTGCTGAGAGCTGCGATCGCTTCCGCCAGCAACGACTTCCGTCTGGGTGCCAACGAAGCTCCTCCTGCCATCATCTCCGTATTCTCCGGTAAATACCTCTACGAAGTACTGCAGGAAGTAAAATCCCGCGTAAGCAACAAATTCGACGAACAGGATGAAGCCATCCTCAAACTCGACCTGCACCGCCACATTCCTGAGCTGATGCTGGACAACACCGACCGTAACCGTACCTCTCCTTTTGCTTTCACCGGCAACAAGTTTGAGTTCCGTGCCGTAGGTTCTACTGCCAACTGCGCCTCCGCAATGACCGTGCTGAACACCATCGTGGCTAAAACCCTGACCGACTTTAAAGTGGAAGTGGACGGCCTGATCGAAAAAGGTGAGAAAAAAGAGATTGCCATCATGCAAACTCTTCGGAAATATATTGTAGATTCGGAAAAAATTCTGTTCGAAGGCGACGGATACAGCGACGAATGGGAAAAAGAAGCTGAAAAAAGAGGCTTACAGAACATCAAAACCACGCCTAAAGCGCTGGATGCGATGGTTACTCCAAAAGCCGCTCAGCTGTATACCGAAACCGGCGTTTATACAGAAAAAGAATTACACGCCCGCCACGAGATCCTGCTGGAAGACTACGTGAAGAAAGTGCAAATCGAAGCCCGTGTAATCGGCGACCTGGCCACTAACACCATTCTGCCTTCCGCTATCAGCTACCTCAATGAACTGATCAGCAACATCCGCGGACTGAAAGAAATAGGCCTGGGAGATGCCTCCTACAAAGCACAAACACAAATCGCCGCTAAAATATCTGAACATATCAACGTAATCAGTGAAAATGTTCAGGCCATGATCGAGCAACGTAAGGTCACTAACAAACTGACCGACAGCCGTCAGAAAGCGATCGACTACTGCGAAAAGATTAAGCCGTACTTTGATGTTATCCGCTACCACTCCGATAAACTGGAGTTCCTGGTGGACGACAAAAAATGGGCGCTGCCTAAATACAGAGAACTGCTTTTCTTGCGATAAAACCGTAAGATTGTTTTGGTGTATGATTAGCCCCGGATTTTTATCCGGGGCTTTGCTTTTGCAGTCACCTTTGTTAATTTCGTTTACCCCTCTTAACCGCCCCACCCACTTATCCCTGATACCCGGATACCCCGGCCTGTACTTCTTTTCACTAACTCCCAAATTTATCCCACATGAAAAAAACTTCATTTATCCTGTTCTGCTGCAGTCTGCTCGCGCTCTTATCCCTGACCAGATGTCAGAAACCCTACCCGTCAGGCCCTTGTCTGCCGCCCGTAAAACTTTCCAAAATAACCGGATTGATGCCCTACTACCCTGATACCCTGCGCTTTACATACAATGCCTTAGGCAACCCTACTGCCATCCTACGAAGTTTTGTCTCCACCGGGTCTCCCAATCAGTTGTTCCGGTATGATAAACACAACCGCCTTGCAGTGATCATAGGCGCCTATGATTCGCCATATTACATATATGAATTTGCCCGAAAATTTGTTTACGACAATGCCGGCCGTATCATCAGAGACACTGGTTTCGTTTTTGGGAGGTACAACCCCGAAGGCGAACCCATTATAAAAACAGGTGATACCATCTGGATACACCACTACACCTATGACTATAAAAACAGAATCAACAAGGAAATAGCCATCCAACTACACCACCACCAACCAGCAGTGAAGACCACCAGAGACTTTTACTACAATGCTGACGGTAACTTGTATAAAGTCCATCGGACAGACGAGGAATTCCCTCCCTTCTGTAATGCCAACTGCGTCACCGCTTCAGACGAATACTTCGAATACGACAACAATATCAATTTCCACCAGCTACATCCCATCTGGCAGTTTATTGACGGAGACTACAGTAGAAACAACCCTTTCAAAGCCACCACCTACAACAACTTCGGACTACCTGTTAAAATAGGTCCCCCTTCTCATGGCCAGGAACACCAGATTTTCTATAATCAGATCCGGCAGGCGGAGCTTCACTATCAATACTAAAACAAGCACTATTAAAACAAAAAAAGTCCCCCCGGTTGGGAGGACTTTTTTATTAACGTATATCCGTCAGTGTTATACCAGCTTAAAGGTTTCGGTGAACTTGGTCGTAAAGTTACCTTTACGGAAGTTCTCGTCCCTCATCAGCTGCTGATGGAAAGGAATGGTAGTTTTAACACCTTCGATCACGAATTCGCTCAGTGCGCGCTCCATAGTATTGATAGCCTCTTCACGGGTTTGTGCCATCGTGATGATTTTAGCTACCATGGAATCGTAATACGGAGGAATCACATAACCGGCATAAATGTGGGAGTCCACGCGTACACCGTGGCCGCCCGGGATATGCAGGGTAGTGATCTTACCCGGAGAAGGACGGAAATCGTTGTAAGGATCTTCCGCATTGATACGGCACTCGATGGCATGCATCTGAGGCGTATAGTTCTTTCCGGAGATAGGAATACCGGCTGCGATCTTAATCTGTTCCTTAACCAGGTCGAAGTTGATCACCTCTTCTGTCACCCCGTGTTCTACCTGAATACGGGTGTTCATTTCCATGAAGTAGAAGTTACGGTGTTTATCCACCAGGAACTCAATGGTACCAACGCTTTCGTAGTTGATAGCGCTGGCTGCTTTGATAGCAGCTTCGCCCATTTTCTCACGCAGCTCGGGAGTCATGAAAGGAGAAGGGGATTCTTCTACCAGTTTCTGGTGACGGCGCTGGATAGAGCAGTCTCTTTCAGACAGGTGGCATACTTTGCCATATTGATCACCTGCAACCTGGATTTCAATGTGACGGGGCTCTTCCACGAATTTCTCCATGTAGATACCGTCGTTGTTGAAAGCGGCGCGGGCTTCATTTTTAGCCATATTGTAGGCATTCTCCAGCTCATTCTCATTCCATACCACGCGCATACCTTTACCACCACCACCGGCAGTAGCTTTCAGGATTACGGGTAAGCCCATTTTTTTTGCAAGGGTTTGGGCTTCTTCCACGCTCTGGAGCAGGCCCTCGGAACCGGGGATTACCGGTACACCGGCTGCAATCATGGTTTCTTTCGCCGTCATCTTGTCGCCCATTTTACGGATCATTTCCGGAGTGGGGCCGATGAACTTGATACCATGCTCTCCGCAGATTTCGGCAAAACGGGCATTTTCAGCCAGGAAGCCATATCCGGGGTGGATTGCGTCGGCATTGGTGATCTCGGCGGCTGCCATGAGGTGAGGGATATTCAGGTAAGATTCGCTGCTCTGTGGCTTGCCAATACACACCGCTTCATCCGCAAACTTCACATGCAGGCTGTCTTTATCTGCAGTAGAATAAACTGCAACCGTTTTGATACCCATTTCCTTACAGGTACGGATAATCCGAAGGGCGATCTCACCACGGTTGGCAATCAATATTTTTTTAAACATTGTTTTCCTTATAAGTTGATATAATAGCAAGTAGCATTCAGCCATTAGTCTTTAGTAGTTAGCCTTTAACCCAACATAAAATACTGTCAGAGGCTAAAGGCTAACTGCTAAAAGCTAATGGCTGTTATTACGGTTCTACTAAAAACAAAGGTTGATCATATTCTACCGGAGAAGCATCGTCAACAAGTACTTTAACGATCTTACCACTCACTTCACTTTCAATTTCGTTGAATAATTTCATCGCTTCGATGATGCAAACTACTTTACCAGCAGTTACATCGTCACCAACATTGATAAAAGGAGGTTTATCTGGACCGGCGGAGCGGTAGAAAGTACCGATCATTGGAGATTTGATAGTGATCAGGTTATCTGCTTTAGGTGCAGTTGGCGCAGCAGCGGCTGGTGTGCCTGCTGCAGGTACTGGTGCGGCTGCCGGAGCTACAGCTGCTACCGTTTGGATGGGCGCTGCGGCCGCAGGAACAGTGATTACCTGTTGTACTTCGTTGTCTTTCTGTTTTATTGTAATCTTGAACTTGTCCTGCTCAATGCTCAGTTCACTGATATTGGATTTGTTGATCATCTTTACCAGTTCCTGAATCTGTTTAAAGTCCATGTAGACAATTTTTGGTTTATAAATTATATAGAATATGCGAAGATTGGATTATTTGCATGGACGATCATCTGAATATCGCGTCATAAACAGTAATGCTTACTCAAACATCCGGACCATCCAACCTAATAACGAATTACGCTTTTACTCTTTCGATGTATTCGCCATTCTTGGTATTCACACGGATCAGTTCGCCCTCTTCTACAAACAGGGGCACCATTACAGTTGCACCGGTTTCTACAGTAGCAGGTTTCAGTGTACGGGTAGCAGTATCACCTTTTACACCAGGCTCGGAGTAAGTTACCAGTACCACGATTTTATCAGGCAGTTCTACCGACATGTATTGTTCAGTTTCTGTGTTGATCTGTACCGCCACTTCCTGACCTTCTTTCAGGAACTGAGGTGCATCGATGGTCTGCTCGGCCATAGCAATCTGCTCAAAAGTTTCATTATCCATGAAATTGTAGCCGGTGTCATCCTTATATAAAAACTGAAATGCTTTTTTCTCAATACGAACCGGGAAAATGGTATCACCAGAGTTCCAGGTGTGTTCTATAGAACGGGAATTATCAACGCCTTTCAATTTAGCCCAAACTTTCGCTGCAGCACGGGCGGTTTTGTTTTGACCAAACTCTACAACAGAATACAAACTGTTATCCAGCTTGATAATTAATCCTGTTCTGATATCTGCGGTGGTAGCCATAAATAGGTTACTGATTTTAAGTTAAAAATTTATACGGATTGCAAAAGTAGAAATTTTTGCATATGAACGATCAACTAATTCCTAAAATTAGGCAGATTAGTGACTTTCCAGCCCAATTTTCGTCTTTTTTCTCCAATAAATGACATTAAAGGGGTAAATTGAATTTTAAATCACAGAAATTTTTTGCATATGCGTAATGTGTTTTTATTTGTATTGTGTTGTCTACCAATGTTCCTGAAGGCCCAAAATGCTGCCCCTTCCAAACCTGCTTATCTGCAGTATCCTGTCATTCCGGCATTCCCCCTCACCATGGTAGATGGCCATACCATCACCAAAAACGACCTTCGCAAAAATGAAAAAACAATGGTTTTTGTTTTTAGCGTAGATTGCGACCATTGCAAGCATCTAACAGAAGAAATGCTGAAAAACCTGGACAAATTCAAACGTACCCAGATCCTGATGATAACGCCCTTTAAGGTAGAACAGATGAAGGAATACTATGACCATTATAACATTAAGAATTACCCCAATATTATTATGGCCAGCGAACCTACCCGCCAGATTATGTATTTCTATGACCTGCATTACTTCCCCGGACTTTATCTATATGGCAAAAAACAACAGTTCATCAAGGGCTTTGAAGGCACTGTGAAACTGGATTCCCTGGCTCATTACCTGAAATAGGGAATACCAGCCAAAGCACGGCCATACCAGGTTTATCTGATCCCGAATCATTACATTTGTTTATCATAATCATTCTTCACTTTTAAAGCTATCTACAAAATGAAAGTTACAGTAGTAGGAGCAGGAAATGTGGGCGCAACCTGCGCCAACGTGCTGGCCCATAGAGATTTTCTACAAGAAGTGGTTTTATTGGATATTAAGGAAGGAACAGCTGAAGGAAAAGCGCTGGATACATGGCAGCAAGCTCCCATCGATTATTACAGCACCAGGGTTACCGGGGTCACTAATGATTATACCAAAACGGCCAACAGCGATGTGGTAGTAATCACCTCAGGCCTCCCCCGCAAACCCGGCATGAGCCGTGACGACCTGATTTCCACCAACGCCAATATCGTTAAATCAGTTACTGAAAATATTACCAAACACTCTCCCAACGCAATTATCATTGTTGTCAGCAACCCGCTTGACGTAATGACCTACTGTGCGTACCTGACTGCCAAAAAGAACAGCAACAAGGTGTTCGGTATGGCCGGTGTCCTGGATACCGCCCGTTACCGCGCTTTCCTGGCCGAAGAAATCGGTTGTTCCCCCAAAGATATCCAGGCCATCCTGATGGGCGGCCACGGCGATACTATGGTCCCCCTCCCCCGCTACACCACCGTTAGCGGCATTCCTGTTACTGAACTGGTAGCGGCAGACAAACTGGAAGCCATCATTCAACGTACCAAAGTAGGCGGCGGCGAAATCGTCAACCTCCTCGGCACCTCTGCCTGGTACGCTCCGGGAGCTGCAGCTGCCCAGATGGTGGAAGCTATCGTAAAAGATGAAAAACGTATCTTCCCGGTTTGTGCATGGCTCACCGGCGAATACGGCCTGAAAGATATCTACCTCGGCGTTCCTGTAGTCCTGGGTAAAAACGGTATCGAAAAAATTCTGGAACTGAAACTTAATGAAGAAGAAAAAGCACTGCTCAACACTTCCGCCCAACACGTGAAAGAAGTGATGGACGTGCTCGATAAAATGCAGTCTGCTACGGCATAATCGCATATACTTCTTACCTGCAGGGCTGATCAGAAGGTTGTCAAAACCTTCCGGTCAGCCCTCACTGTTTATACCCACCGGGAAAAATACCAACATCATTCACAACCTCCAATGTTAATTTGTGTTAAAAAAGATTCGTAATTTTGATATCAGCCTGCGTATAAAATCGTATAAATGAAATACTTCTAATCAGTCGGGCACCCATTTTCGCTAACTCTCAGCAACAGCGTATGTCAAATCTTGAAAAACTCATTACACAAAAAAATTTCGGAGATGATTATCAACGGGGACTTGTAAGCCTCATCTTCGTCGGTAACTGGATCACCTCCCGCCATCAGCAGTTTTTCAAACGTTACGACATCACCATGCAACAATACAACATACTGCGCATCCTTCGCGGACAACACCCCAAAGCCGCCAGTATCAACCTGCTGAAAGAAAGAATGCTCGACAAAATGAGCGATGTGTCCCGTCTCGTGGAAAGACTGCGTAAAGCCGACTTCGTGGAACGCAAGAGCTGCGAACTCGACAGAAGAGCTGTAGACGTAAAAATTACCGCCAAAGGCCTGGAACTGCTCAGCACCATCGATGCGGAACTCAGTCAGCTGAACGATTCCTTCAAATCTCTGAATGAAAAAGAAATCGGTCAGCTGAACAAATTATTGGATAAAATGCTGGAAGCTTACCATTAACCTATATCTCTTCCAGATAATTCAGGTCTTTTCCAAAAGTCTCTTCTATTTTCCAGGCAGCAACCATAGCAATACCGATACAAATTACCGCTACTATCGCCCCGCTCTGCAGAAAGGTGAAATAATGCTGCACCTGTATAAACAACAGGGAGATCAGCGGTAACATGCCCCTCGCAAAGTTAGGCACCGTGGTGGCCACCGTAGCCCGCAGGTTGGTACCAAAACTCTCTGCCGCAATGGTCACAAAAATAGCCCAGAACCCTACACTGAAGCCCAGCAGGAAACATACGGTATAAAACATCCAGGTCTGCGCCCCGAACATATTGAGATAAACCGCCACCATAATACCAGTAAACACCAGAAACAACAACATTACCTTACGCCGGCTTCTCCACAGCTGACTAATCAACCCGGAAGAAAAATCCCCCAGTGTCAGCCCTGCATAACAGAAAGCCACCGCATCACCGGGATTGATAGCTCCGTTGACATTCATTTCCTTGGCAAACTTGTTGGAAAAAGCAATCAGGATACCTACCACAAACCAGGTAGGTGCACCCAGCAACATACATTTCAGATATTTGAAAAACCGCTGCCGGCTGGTAAATAACGCGAAAAAACTACCCCTGGCTGCAGTTGAAGAACGTACTTCATTGAACAGATGCGATTCCATCACACTCACCCGCAGAATCAGCAGACAAAGGCCCAAACCTCCACCGATAAAATAACAGATCCGCCAGTCTCCTACCAGTTTGGCGATCAGGTTGGCCGCCACTGCGCCGGAAACCCCTACTGTGGCCACGATCATGGTGCCATATCCTCGTTTTTCTTTTGGTAATATCTCAGATACCAGGGTAATACCTGCACCCAGTTCCCCTGCCAGACCAAAACCAGCAACAAACCGCCAGAGTACATAACCATTGATGCTATGCACAAAACCATTGGCAATATTGGCCACGGAATAAATCAGGATGGAACCGAACAATACGCTCAAACGGCCCTTTTTATCGCCGACGATGCCCCATACAATCCCTCCGATCAACAATCCCAGCATCTGGATATTGATCAGCAACAGGCCGGCACCGGCATCAATTTCATTTTGTGGTAATCCCAGTTCCTTTAAACTAGGCACCCGGACAATGGTAAAAAGAAGAAGGTCATAGATATCTACAAAATAGCCCAGAGAAGCAACAATGACGGCTATATTAAAGATAGAGGCAGAGCGGCTATCAGTTTTCATTTGATATTTGGTTGATAAAATAAATAACGCTCAAAATAAAAAAAATGGGCTAATTATAGCCCATTTTTTAAAAAATTTTATAAAGTTGTGTCTGATGCACTGGTAACTTCGGATTTGTTGGGGTCGTGATCAATCGGATGTTTGACCTTACCGGAGACAAGCTTTATAATAACCGGTAGTGTGGTAACAAGAATAATCACCAGAATGATCAGCTCCAGATGATTTTTAAGAGTAGGGAACAGTTTGTCAAGATAATGGCCTGCCAGCATCATGGAAAATACCCAGGAGAAGGAACCAATTATATTAAACAACATGAATTTCTTTTTTTCCATCTGCACGATACCGGCCACGATAGGGGCAAACGTACGGATAATGGGCAGGAAACGGGCCAGGAAGATGGCGCCGCCGCCATACTTCACAAAGAAGTCATGCGCCTGGTGCAGGTGTTTTTTCTTAAAGAAGAAAGTATCTTTTTTCTTAAATAACAACGGACCGGATTTCTGACCAAACCAGAAGCCTACCATGTTACCCAGCACACCAGCCAGTGCAATCAGCAGCATCACCACAAAAAATGGCATATCGTAAAAGCTCCGGCAGAGATCCTCACTATAAATACCTGCTACAAACAGCAGGGAATCGCCGGGAAGGAAAAAACCAATAAATAAACCGGTTTCTGCAAAAATAATTGCCAGTAACAGGTACAGGCCACCATGTTCAATAATCCACGAGGGATTAATGAGGTGTTTAAAAAACTCTAAAATCTGGTCCATGCTTATAAATCTTTCAGAATCCGTAAATTAAGAATAAAACTGTTATCTATTTGTTAACTAACACATCCGTAACATCGCTTTCTCCCAGCTTATTCTCCCATTTAGACACCACGGCAGTGGCCATGGCATTACCAATTACGTTAGTAGCAGAACGGCCCATATCCAGCAGGTGATCCACGCCCAGCAACAACAACAGCCCCGCTTCCGGAATATGGAACATAGACAGGGTACCGGCAATCACTACCAAAGAAGCACGGGGTACACCGGCAATACCTTTACTGGTGATCATCAGCACCAGCAACATCGTAATCTGCTGTTCGATACCCAGGTGCATACCATAAGCCTGTGCAATAAACAGGCTGGCGAATGTCATATACATCATGGAACCGTCCAGGTTAAAGGAATAGCCCAGGGGTAATACAAAACTTACAATACGGTTATCACAACCGAACCGCTCCAGTTCTGCCATGGTGCGGGGATAGGCTGCTTCACTGCTGGCAGTACCAAAAGCCAGCAACAGCGGATCTTTAATGCCACCCAGTAACCGGAATACCCGTTTACCAAGAATAATCCATCCAACAAAAGCCAGTACTATCCATAAACTGAAAAGACCTGCATAAAATTGTATGATGAACTTACCATATACCATTAACACTGCCAGTCCTTTAGTAGCGATAATGGCCGCCATAGCGCCGAATACGGCAAAAGGAGCGAAGTTCATCACAAAACCGGTTACTTTCAGCATAATA belongs to Chitinophaga sp. HK235 and includes:
- the purL gene encoding phosphoribosylformylglycinamidine synthase subunit PurL, translating into MQTTVEIAEQLGLTADEFERIVSVLGRTPNFTELSMYSVMWSEHCSYKNSIVWLKSLPREGDRLLVKAGEENAGLVDIGDGYAVVFKIESHNHPSAIEPFQGAATGVGGIHRDIFTMGARPIAALNSLRFGNINDKKTQHLVKGIVHGIGHYGNCFGVPTVGGETYFEDCYGTNPLVNAMSVGIVKVGQTVSATSHGEGNPVFIVGSATGKDGIGGASFASANITEDSAEDLPAVQVGDPFQEKKLLEACLEVIKTNAIVGMQDMGAAGITCSTAEMSAKGEHGMHIWLDKVPTRQENMKGWEMLLSESQERMLIVVKKGQEKPVLDIFEKWDLHCVQIGEVTKDTNLKFYMNGELEADVPAESLVLGGGAPQYHRAYTEPTYFQKIKAFDIQNIPDTDHAKFVAERIIALPNIASKRWIYNQYDSMVGTANATTNAPSDAPVVLIKGSKKALAMTTDCNSRYVFADPHKGGQIAVAEAARNIVCSGGEPVAITNCLNFGNPYDPEVYYQFVHAVQGMGEACRKFNTPVTGGNVSFYNQSPDGPVYPTPTIGMVGILDSIDQRITLDFKQAGDLVYLIGRSRNDISSSEYLHKIIGIEYSPAPHFNLEEEHLLQQAITKLNKAGLIQSAHDVSEGGLFITMMESAMSKGLGFELHLNGKFRKDAYLFGESQSRVVVTVKPEDKEKFEALMHGLIDATDVSVRYEKVGVVTGDHVKVDNEDWGKVNDWKKIYDTSIEEHLK
- a CDS encoding glutamine synthetase III — translated: MQSLRFTALEGLAGVDTKLPEHNGKITEVFGSNVFAGRIVREYLSDEAYKSLMNSIKNGTKLERKMAEQIASGMKAWAMKKGVTHYTHWFQPLTGTTAEKHDSFFTLKGDGTALETFDGDALVQQEPDASSFPNGGLRATFEARGYTAWDPSSPAFILEQGYGKTLCIPTIFVSYTGESLDYKAPLLKALAAIDKAAVDVCNYFDKNITKVTPTLGWEQEYFLVDENLANARPDLLMTGRTVVGHAPSKGQQLEDHYFGSIPERIYAYMRDFEEESYKLGIPLRTRHNEVAPSQFECAPIFEEVNIAVDHNSLLMDIMNKVAKRHKLKVLLHEKPFAGINGSGKHNNWSMATDTGVNLLAPGKTPKTNLMFLTFFVNTIKAVHDYADLLRAAIASASNDFRLGANEAPPAIISVFSGKYLYEVLQEVKSRVSNKFDEQDEAILKLDLHRHIPELMLDNTDRNRTSPFAFTGNKFEFRAVGSTANCASAMTVLNTIVAKTLTDFKVEVDGLIEKGEKKEIAIMQTLRKYIVDSEKILFEGDGYSDEWEKEAEKRGLQNIKTTPKALDAMVTPKAAQLYTETGVYTEKELHARHEILLEDYVKKVQIEARVIGDLATNTILPSAISYLNELISNIRGLKEIGLGDASYKAQTQIAAKISEHINVISENVQAMIEQRKVTNKLTDSRQKAIDYCEKIKPYFDVIRYHSDKLEFLVDDKKWALPKYRELLFLR
- the accC gene encoding acetyl-CoA carboxylase biotin carboxylase subunit, encoding MFKKILIANRGEIALRIIRTCKEMGIKTVAVYSTADKDSLHVKFADEAVCIGKPQSSESYLNIPHLMAAAEITNADAIHPGYGFLAENARFAEICGEHGIKFIGPTPEMIRKMGDKMTAKETMIAAGVPVIPGSEGLLQSVEEAQTLAKKMGLPVILKATAGGGGKGMRVVWNENELENAYNMAKNEARAAFNNDGIYMEKFVEEPRHIEIQVAGDQYGKVCHLSERDCSIQRRHQKLVEESPSPFMTPELREKMGEAAIKAASAINYESVGTIEFLVDKHRNFYFMEMNTRIQVEHGVTEEVINFDLVKEQIKIAAGIPISGKNYTPQMHAIECRINAEDPYNDFRPSPGKITTLHIPGGHGVRVDSHIYAGYVIPPYYDSMVAKIITMAQTREEAINTMERALSEFVIEGVKTTIPFHQQLMRDENFRKGNFTTKFTETFKLV
- the accB gene encoding acetyl-CoA carboxylase biotin carboxyl carrier protein, translated to MDFKQIQELVKMINKSNISELSIEQDKFKITIKQKDNEVQQVITVPAAAAPIQTVAAVAPAAAPVPAAGTPAAAAPTAPKADNLITIKSPMIGTFYRSAGPDKPPFINVGDDVTAGKVVCIIEAMKLFNEIESEVSGKIVKVLVDDASPVEYDQPLFLVEP
- the efp gene encoding elongation factor P, with translation MATTADIRTGLIIKLDNSLYSVVEFGQNKTARAAAKVWAKLKGVDNSRSIEHTWNSGDTIFPVRIEKKAFQFLYKDDTGYNFMDNETFEQIAMAEQTIDAPQFLKEGQEVAVQINTETEQYMSVELPDKIVVLVTYSEPGVKGDTATRTLKPATVETGATVMVPLFVEEGELIRVNTKNGEYIERVKA
- a CDS encoding peroxiredoxin, encoding MRNVFLFVLCCLPMFLKAQNAAPSKPAYLQYPVIPAFPLTMVDGHTITKNDLRKNEKTMVFVFSVDCDHCKHLTEEMLKNLDKFKRTQILMITPFKVEQMKEYYDHYNIKNYPNIIMASEPTRQIMYFYDLHYFPGLYLYGKKQQFIKGFEGTVKLDSLAHYLK